The Punica granatum isolate Tunisia-2019 chromosome 4, ASM765513v2, whole genome shotgun sequence sequence aatttgatttttgtggCGTGCCATCGCACGAGTAGGAAACTCAAGTCTCTCTCTTTCAACTTCATGGATTGCCTTCTTTACTTGCGACCGATTTGGAGACTACTGAGTCGAGGTCGAACTCTTCTGGTCACGTGTTGGATTGAAGTTTTATCATCAAACCAGCACAAATGAAGTTCCGACAATATATTCAGGAATCAACAACAAATCTTTGCAGaactgtaaatttttttttttgaattgaCTTTTACGGGACAGTTGGGATACGTAAACTTAACAACTATGGCGGATCAACACGGTAAAAACTCGTCTAATTGCTTACACATTACACTGAGGTTTGCGGCCATCGGATGGGATTACACTTTTGGTTGGAGGAAAAAATTACATGAGCCGAAAATTTATACTATTCATACAAGCCGACTAATTCTACTGGTCAGAACCTAACCAGTTTTAGGAATCGAAACAGATATGGCATCATCCTCATGTCTCTAGTGATGTCTCTGCCTCGTTGGACGCTTCCTTAAAGGTGGCAGCAAGAAACTCTGCAAGGTTCAGTCCGTCACTGACTTTGTTTGGGAACTCGGTGACTCTCGGTTTCTTTTGACGAACGTCACGAACCGATTGGGGCATCCAGGAACCGGTCGAATGAGCACCTACTGGAGTCCACACGACAGCAACCATGTCCTTCCAGGGGTCTTCAATCATCGACTCATGGAAGAACTGCTCCGGGCCCATTGGCCTGCCCGACCCAGAACCACTACCCCGAAACCCTAGCCCTCTTCCACCACCCCTACTTCCATACCCAGACGATTGGCCCCTACCTCTACCAAAACTGGGCCCTGTGGCTCTGGGGCTATTACCATGCCAATGAGGGCTACTGTGCCTTGGAGTAAAAGTAGTACCCGACTGCCGGAAGCTAGGGTTCGGTGAGTAACCACTATTTGGCGCATTATTGTATGGGTGATGAAAACTAGGGGAGTTCCAACCTCGAGGAGGATTTCCTTCATGCATCAGAGAAGGTAAGGAGGTCGCCCTCGGGCTCTGATATGGAGCAAAATTGGGCTGCGGAGCATGTGGCTGGTACATCTCGTGGTTGGGTGAATAGCTTGCCTGCCACTGATAGGCTTGAGGAGATGGGCTTGTTTCAAAGTTCCTTGCCCCTGCACATCACAACCTTATTAccgaaataaaatgaaaaaaaggcTCGAGAAAAGGCAACTTCTCAAGAAAACATCAGAAATGAAACGCAAGATAGACCAAGGAAACATAGTGCTCAACAAGTACCAAAATGTGTTATCTATTCGAAAGAGCCACAAGAAGCTCACAACAGAAAATGATATTGTTGAAAATCACGTAAGAAAGTACCTGAAAATGATGGTAAATGGGCAGTTGAATGGGGGAAATGATTTGGAGTCATATAATTGTGCTGAGTCTGACTCCCGGGATTATTCCTCCTCCTGTTTGCAGAGAAAGCTGACATTGGATCCGTGTAGTAATCAAACCTCGGAGCAGCGCGCGACTCCTCTTGCACCGAAGGAGGCCCGGGCATTTCGATCAAGGGATTAGCGAGGGAACTGGGTCCAGGAAGAGCTTCAGGATTATCCAAAGATTGCGCTCGAGCAGCATCCATGCGCATCACTTTCAATCTCTCCTTTCTCTTCTCTGACTCCTCCATCTTACTAAATCAGCAGTATCGAGCACAAATCAGGAAGACTGCAAAGTCACTTCAggaaatatcaaaatctcaaCGCCATGAATTTAATTGCCTCAAAATAACAAATGTCTGAAGAGGAAAATCGATCCATCGGATGAGagtaattagaaaaaagaatacAACAATCTTAGAAAGTGTTCTTAAAAGCGTTCCAAGAAACTTGTTTCGAAACCCGACTTttcagaagaaaaataaatcctaCTTCACCATCTACAATCACCGGTAGCACCTCTGCACACTGTTTGCCGACTGCAGTCTACATACCAATGGCAGTCACTGCCAATCGCGCAGCCCGAAACCGACTTTGAGTTATGAGTACAATTCCTAATAGCCCCTAGGGTTCTCATCAACCACCTCCACACCATCA is a genomic window containing:
- the LOC116204523 gene encoding protein SICKLE translates to MEESEKRKERLKVMRMDAARAQSLDNPEALPGPSSLANPLIEMPGPPSVQEESRAAPRFDYYTDPMSAFSANRRRNNPGSQTQHNYMTPNHFPHSTAHLPSFSGARNFETSPSPQAYQWQASYSPNHEMYQPHAPQPNFAPYQSPRATSLPSLMHEGNPPRGWNSPSFHHPYNNAPNSGYSPNPSFRQSGTTFTPRHSSPHWHGNSPRATGPSFGRGRGQSSGYGSRGGGRGLGFRGSGSGSGRPMGPEQFFHESMIEDPWKDMVAVVWTPVGAHSTGSWMPQSVRDVRQKKPRVTEFPNKVSDGLNLAEFLAATFKEASNEAETSLET